From Salirhabdus salicampi:
CGTACGCATTTCATTTGCAGTACGTTGTTTTAAACCGCCAGGGTAGTTAGAATGACGGTAATAAATTTTATCTGTTAGTTTTTTACCTGTTAAGTTTACTTTGTCTGCGTTCACGATAATTACGTGATCACCAGTATCAACATGCGGTGTGTATGTTGGCTTGTTCTTACCACGAAGGATAGCAGCAATTTCACTTGCCAAACGACCTAGCGTTTGTCCTTCAGCATCAACAACATACCATTTACGATCGATTTCTTTTTCTTTCGCCATGAAAGTTGTGCGCATGATCGGTTTCCCTCCTAATTCAATATCAATATATCCATTATCTCAACACGAATAGTTTCCGGGGCTATTTCGTGGTTATGAAATAAAATGCCATAAGCTATATTATAATATTCCTATAGATAATGTCAAGGTTTTGTTGTATATCCTCGGAAATATTTCCGTTTATTTTGCAGGTGATAGCTCCGCCTTCAATTCCGCTGCCATCACTGTATGTTTTAATAGCATAGAAATTGTCACTGGGCCAATACCCCCAGGCACTGGAGTAATGGCACCAGCTTTTTCTAAGCAAGATTCGTAATCTACGTCACCAATATTTCCTTCGTTATATCCTGCATCTAGGATCACAGCACCTTCCTTAAGCCATTCACCTTGGACAAATTCCGGCTTTCCTACTGCTGCTACAACGATATCAGCATTTTTTACGATTTCCGGTAAGTTTTCTGTTTTTGAGTGACAAATTGTTACCGTAGCATTTTCGTTAAGTAGCATTAAAGAAATAGGCTTTCCTAATATTGGACTTCGGCCAATAACAACTGCATGCTTACCTTCAATTGGCAGATTATAGTAATGCAAAACTTCCATAATAGCTGCAGGTGTACAACTCGGAAATTTCCCTTGGTTAAAGGCTACTTGGCCAAACCCTAAGCTCGTAACACCGTCAACATCTTTATCGATATCAATCGTATCAAATGCTAATCGCTCATTAATGTGGCTTGGAACAGGATGTTGAAGTAGAATCCCATGTACATTGTTATCATGGTTTAACTCTTCGATGACTTGTAACAACTCTTCTGTCGTGGTTTGTTCTGATAAATGTACTTGCTTTGACGTAATCCCTATACGTTCACATGCGTTCCCTTTCATCCGAACATATGTGGCAGAAGAAGAATTATCCCCTACTAAAATAGTTGCTAAACAAGGGGTAATTCCCTTTTTACTAAGAGTTTCTATTCTACTTGTTAACTTTTCTTTTACTTCGGTTGCCACGCGTTTACCGTCTAGTATTAATTGATTTTTCACTTCTTTCCCTCCTGAAAAAAATGAAAAGAGACATTACGTCTCTCCGCCCAGACGACCGGCATTCTAAGGTACAGCTCCCATATGGTTAATTCCATTTGTGTCGTCAGTCACCGCACCCTGCTATTCTATTTTATTGTAACGCCTTTTTTCCAATATCTCGACGGAAAAAAACATCATTACTTTTTAATTTTTCCATTTGTTTGTACACTTTTTCGGAAGCTTGCTTTATTGTACCAGCTTTCTCCGCTAATAACAAAACACGTCCTCCATTTGTAACAAAGTGATCGTCCTGCTTCTCTGTTCCAGCGTGAAATAGCAATGTGTTGTCACTCACATTTTCTAGCCCGATTATCGGTTTTCCTTTTTCGTATTGATTAGGATAACCGGTTGAGGCTAATACAACACCTACAACCGCTTCTTCTGACCATTGCAATTCAAAATCTTCACCGCGAAGTACTGCTAGAATCACTTCTGCAAGATCGCTTTCCAGGCGTGGTAGAATCACTTGAACCTCTGGGTCTCCAAAACGGGCGTTAAATTCAATTACTTTTGGACCTTCGGCCGTTGCCATTAAGCCACCATATAAAACTCCAGTAAAGGGGCGTCCTTCTCTCTCCAACGCCTCTGCCATTGGTTTTATAACGTTTTCTACTGTTTCCTGCTGAAGTTCAGCTGATATTTGAGGTACAGGTGAATATGCGCCCATGCCACCCGTGTTTGGTCCTTTATCATTATCATAAGCACGCTTATGATCCTGCGCCACAACCAACGGGTAAACGTTGGAGCCGTTGATGAATGCCATTAACGAATATTCTTCACCTTGGAGGAATTCTTCAATTACAACCCTTGTACTAGAGGATCCGAACTTACTATTCTTTAACATATCGGCTAAGGCGTTAGTGGCTTCATCCTCGGTCATAGCGACGACCACACCTTTTCCAGCTGCCAATCCATCTGCTTTTATAACAATCGGAGCACCTACTTTTTCAACATAAGCTTTTGCTTCTTCATAATTCGTAAAAGTTTCAGACTTAGCAGTTGGAATATCATACTTATTCATTAATTCCTTTGCAAAAGATTTGCTACCTTCAATTAGAGCAGCTTGTTGTGATGGGCCGAATACCGTTAGCCCTTCCTCTTGAAACCGGTCTGTAATCCCCTCCATTAGAGGTACCTCCGGACCGACAAAGGTTAAATCAATTTCATTATTCTTTGCAAAATGAATAAGGCTTTCAAAATTTGATTCCTCTATATTCACAAGTTCAGCTACATCTGTCATCCCATCATTCCCAGGCGCTACGAATACACGCTCAACAATAGGACTTTGGGCAAATTTCCACGCAATCGTATGTTCACGTCCACCTTTTCCGATTACGAGTACATTCATAATGCATTCCCCTCTCTCTTTCTAGTGCTTAAAATGCCGAACTCCTGTAAACACCATCGCAATTCCGTATTCATTACATTTTTTTATGGAATCTTGGTCACGAATGGATCCACCTGGCTGAATAATTGCTTTTACCCCTGCTTTTGCCGCTAATTCTACTGTGTCATCCATTGGGAAAAACGCGTCTGAAGCCATGACGGAACCTTTTACATGATCACCGGCTTGTTCTATCGCAATCTTTGCTGCACCAACTCGATTCATTTGACCGGCTCCAACCCCAACAGTTTTTTGGTCCTTCGCTAATAGAATTGCATTCGATTTCACATGCTTTACAACTTGCCAAGCTAATTTCAAATCTTTCCATTGCTCATCTGTGGGTTCTACTTCTGTTGGGACAGAAATAGAAGCATCTTCAAATGTATATTGATCCTCATTTTGGACTAACAATCCACCGTGTACAGAGGCAAGTTTATTTTCCAATACGTCTTCTTTATTCATATCGATTGTAAGTAAACGTAAATTCTTCTTCTGTTTCAAAAGTTCTAATGCTTCATCAGTAAATGAAGGGGCAATAATAATCTCTAAAAAGATCTCCTTCATCTTCTCCGCTAACTGTTCATTTACTTCACGATTCAGTGCAACGATGCCACCGAAGATAGAGACAGGATCCGCTTCGTAAGCACGGACATATGCTTCGAAAATGTTGTCGCTAACACCAACACCACACGGGTTTGTATGTTTAACCGCAACAACTGCTGGATCACGGAAGTCTTTAACAATTTCTAACGCAGCATCTGCATCGTTAATATTGTTAAAAGATAGCTCTTTGCCATGATGTTGTGCAGCTGTGGCAATGGAAGATTTCAGCGGCAACGGTTTCTTGTAAAATGCTGCTTGTTGGTGAGGATTTTCCCCATAACGTAAATCTTGTTTCTTTTCATACGTAACAGTCATCACTTCCGGGAAATTTTCCTCTGTTTGTTTCGTTAAATATTCGCCAATTAAAGCATCATAGTGAGCCGTGTGACGAAATGCCTTTGCAGCTAATGTCCGTTTTAACTCAGATGAAACCGTTTCGTTTACATCTAGCTCCTCAATTATACGGGCATAATCATTAGGATCAACGATTACGGAAACATCTTGATGATTTTTCGCAGCAGCACGAATCATCGTAGGTCCACCGATATCAATATTTTCAATTGCCTCATCAAATTGGACATCAGGCTTAGAAATGGTATCTTTAAACGGATATAAATTTACAACAACAAAATCAATTGGATCAATGTTATGGCTCTTTAATTGTGCTTGATGACTATCATTATCTCTAACCGCTAACAATCCGCCATGAACAGCTGGGTGTAATGTTTTCACTCGGCCATCTAAAATTTCCGGAAAACCCGTTAGATCCGATACGCCTTTCACATCAATTCCGTTTTCACTTAATAATTTTTTTGTTCCGCCTGTCGAAATAATTTCAATACCTCTATTTCGTAACTCCTTGGCAAATGCAACAATTCCATCTTTATTCGAGACACTAATAAGTGCTTGTTTTTTACTCATGATTTTGCCCCTTCCATGACTTTTTTGCATAATTCATGTAATACTTGCGGGTACAATTGATGCTCTACTTGCTGAATGATTGCTTGAACGTCGTCACGGTCACTATTCGGTGGAATCGGAACGGATTGTTGGGCAATGATAGGACCTGTATCCATTCCTTCATCTACATAGTGAACCGTCGCTCCCGTTTCCGAAACCCCTTTTTGCAATGCTTGACCAACAGCATCTTTACCAGGGAATTTCGGTAACAGGGAAGGATGAATATTGACAATTCTCTGCTTATACTCCTCTAACAACGTTTTCCCAATTAAACGCATATAACCAGCTAATGCAATGAACTGTACGCCTGCCACGTGTAACTTCTGTACAATCTCGCTTTCAAATTGCTCCTTGCTCTCATACTGTTTTGGAGAAAATACGAATGTAGGAATGCCCGCTTGTTTCGCTCGATTAATCACCTTCGCCTGTGGTCGGTCACAAATGAGAAGAACGACTTCAAAAGATGATTGAGAATGGCTTGAAAAATCTACAATCGATGTAAAATTGCTACCATTTCCTGATGCAAATACAGCAATTTTTAATCGATTAGACAAACCGAACACCGCTTCCACTAGTTACAGTTCCAATTTTATAAGCTGTTTCACCGAAAGACGTTGCATCTTCTAGCACTTTATCAGCAATTGAAGGTGATACGGCTAACACCATTCCGATCCCCATATTAAATACACTGTACATTTCTTCTACTGAAATATTTCCAGTTTGTTGAATGAGGTCAAAGATAGGAGGAATATCCCAACTACCCGAAATCAATTCAGCCCCGAGTTTCGGTAACATACGCGGGATATTTTCTATAAAGCCACCACCAGTAATATGGGCCATTCCTTTTATATCGTACGATTTCAACAGTTTTAACAATGGCTGAACATAAATCCGTGTAGGCTCTAACAACTCTTCTCCTAAGGTTTTTTCTAACAAAGGATGAAATTCTGACAGTGACATACTTCCTTGTTCTAGTAAAACCTTTCGTACTAAGGAGAAACCGTTACTATGAATCCCATTTGAGCGTAATCCGATCAAAACGTCGCCTTCTTCAATTCGTTCTCCGGTAATAATGTCAGATTTTTCTACAGCCCCGACAGAAAAGCCTGCAATATCATAGTCATTTTCATCATACATATCAGGCATTTCAGCTGTTTCCCCTCCAATAAGGGAGCAACCAGCTTGTTCGCAACCAGCGACAACACCTGAAACGATTTGTTCAATTTTTTCGGGCTCTACTTTTCCCAATGCTAAATAGTCTAAAAAATAGAGCGGTTCTGCTCCTTGAACAACGATATCGTTCACACACATCGCAACGGCATCAATCCCAATGGTGTCATGCTTATTCAATTGAATCGCGAGCATGAGCTTTGTCCCAACACCGTCAGTCCCGGAAACAAGCACAGGTTCTTTTAGTTGTAATTTCGAAAAATCAAACATAGCACCAAAACTTCCGAGACTACCCATTACTTCAGGACGCTTCGTTCGGTTCGTTAAGTTTTTAATTCGTTCCACAGATTGATATCCCGCTTCGATATCTACTCCTGCTTTTTTATACGTATTTCCCATACTAAG
This genomic window contains:
- the rplM gene encoding 50S ribosomal protein L13, whose protein sequence is MRTTFMAKEKEIDRKWYVVDAEGQTLGRLASEIAAILRGKNKPTYTPHVDTGDHVIIVNADKVNLTGKKLTDKIYYRHSNYPGGLKQRTANEMRTNYPEKMIEIAVSGMLPKNSLGRKMVKKLHVYAGPEHKHQAQNPEVYELRG
- a CDS encoding bifunctional 5,10-methylenetetrahydrofolate dehydrogenase/5,10-methenyltetrahydrofolate cyclohydrolase, producing MKNQLILDGKRVATEVKEKLTSRIETLSKKGITPCLATILVGDNSSSATYVRMKGNACERIGITSKQVHLSEQTTTEELLQVIEELNHDNNVHGILLQHPVPSHINERLAFDTIDIDKDVDGVTSLGFGQVAFNQGKFPSCTPAAIMEVLHYYNLPIEGKHAVVIGRSPILGKPISLMLLNENATVTICHSKTENLPEIVKNADIVVAAVGKPEFVQGEWLKEGAVILDAGYNEGNIGDVDYESCLEKAGAITPVPGGIGPVTISMLLKHTVMAAELKAELSPAK
- the purD gene encoding phosphoribosylamine--glycine ligase, yielding MNVLVIGKGGREHTIAWKFAQSPIVERVFVAPGNDGMTDVAELVNIEESNFESLIHFAKNNEIDLTFVGPEVPLMEGITDRFQEEGLTVFGPSQQAALIEGSKSFAKELMNKYDIPTAKSETFTNYEEAKAYVEKVGAPIVIKADGLAAGKGVVVAMTEDEATNALADMLKNSKFGSSSTRVVIEEFLQGEEYSLMAFINGSNVYPLVVAQDHKRAYDNDKGPNTGGMGAYSPVPQISAELQQETVENVIKPMAEALEREGRPFTGVLYGGLMATAEGPKVIEFNARFGDPEVQVILPRLESDLAEVILAVLRGEDFELQWSEEAVVGVVLASTGYPNQYEKGKPIIGLENVSDNTLLFHAGTEKQDDHFVTNGGRVLLLAEKAGTIKQASEKVYKQMEKLKSNDVFFRRDIGKKALQ
- the purH gene encoding bifunctional phosphoribosylaminoimidazolecarboxamide formyltransferase/IMP cyclohydrolase translates to MSKKQALISVSNKDGIVAFAKELRNRGIEIISTGGTKKLLSENGIDVKGVSDLTGFPEILDGRVKTLHPAVHGGLLAVRDNDSHQAQLKSHNIDPIDFVVVNLYPFKDTISKPDVQFDEAIENIDIGGPTMIRAAAKNHQDVSVIVDPNDYARIIEELDVNETVSSELKRTLAAKAFRHTAHYDALIGEYLTKQTEENFPEVMTVTYEKKQDLRYGENPHQQAAFYKKPLPLKSSIATAAQHHGKELSFNNINDADAALEIVKDFRDPAVVAVKHTNPCGVGVSDNIFEAYVRAYEADPVSIFGGIVALNREVNEQLAEKMKEIFLEIIIAPSFTDEALELLKQKKNLRLLTIDMNKEDVLENKLASVHGGLLVQNEDQYTFEDASISVPTEVEPTDEQWKDLKLAWQVVKHVKSNAILLAKDQKTVGVGAGQMNRVGAAKIAIEQAGDHVKGSVMASDAFFPMDDTVELAAKAGVKAIIQPGGSIRDQDSIKKCNEYGIAMVFTGVRHFKH
- the purN gene encoding phosphoribosylglycinamide formyltransferase; this encodes MSNRLKIAVFASGNGSNFTSIVDFSSHSQSSFEVVLLICDRPQAKVINRAKQAGIPTFVFSPKQYESKEQFESEIVQKLHVAGVQFIALAGYMRLIGKTLLEEYKQRIVNIHPSLLPKFPGKDAVGQALQKGVSETGATVHYVDEGMDTGPIIAQQSVPIPPNSDRDDVQAIIQQVEHQLYPQVLHELCKKVMEGAKS
- the purM gene encoding phosphoribosylformylglycinamidine cyclo-ligase, which codes for MGNTYKKAGVDIEAGYQSVERIKNLTNRTKRPEVMGSLGSFGAMFDFSKLQLKEPVLVSGTDGVGTKLMLAIQLNKHDTIGIDAVAMCVNDIVVQGAEPLYFLDYLALGKVEPEKIEQIVSGVVAGCEQAGCSLIGGETAEMPDMYDENDYDIAGFSVGAVEKSDIITGERIEEGDVLIGLRSNGIHSNGFSLVRKVLLEQGSMSLSEFHPLLEKTLGEELLEPTRIYVQPLLKLLKSYDIKGMAHITGGGFIENIPRMLPKLGAELISGSWDIPPIFDLIQQTGNISVEEMYSVFNMGIGMVLAVSPSIADKVLEDATSFGETAYKIGTVTSGSGVRFV